One Coffea arabica cultivar ET-39 chromosome 5e, Coffea Arabica ET-39 HiFi, whole genome shotgun sequence DNA segment encodes these proteins:
- the LOC113722682 gene encoding uncharacterized protein, producing MKQSTSFPRLKNDDVLNILDKYSISPSIKGQSFDRFGNNTFDFAFFGLRISLDFVLVDQPFEIASEVCRILRYGGLTTFRDVKGLYSTSSMYEVVLRKSLEDSISDDIAQRCDNNTVPEYKRDLIGDLEPLEEKEPLEDWTEQGKHSESIKLFRHLPTMVDLIYKRMYIYIDLGARTYNSMIGNWFEKLYPKQSKRFEIFTIEADKSFHEYKRKKDVTLLPYPAWIRNETLVFGTRNKKREYTGRIQPGQPQVLQDYMGEQNVVQAFDFADWLIRSFSRQDFVVLKIDVEGTEMDLIPRLVESGAICLTNEFVLGTSL from the exons ATGAAGCAAAGTACCAGCTTCCCCAGATTGAAAAATGACGATGTTCTTAACATCTTGGATAAATACAGCATTTCACCTTCCATAAAAG GTCAGAGTTTTGATCGATTTGGAAACAATACTTTTGATTTTGCATTTTTTGGTCTAAGAATTagtctggattttgtgttagTTGACCAGCCTTTTGAAATTGCTTCTGAAGTTTGTAGGATTCTTAGATATGGAGG ATTAACAACATTTAGAGACGTTAAAGGCTTGTATTCGACTTCTTCTATGTATGAAGTAGTACTAAGAAAAAGTTTGGAAGATTCAATTTCGGATGATATTGCCCAAAGATGTGATAATAACACAGTTCCAGAGTACAAGCGGGATTTAATTGGCGATCTTGAGCCATTGGAAGAAAAAGAACCATTGGAAGACTGGACCGAACAGGGGAAGCACAGTGAGAGCATCAAGTTATTCAGGCATCTCCCTACCATGGTTGATTTAATTTACAAGAGGATGTACATTTACATTGACCTGGGAGCTCGAACTTACAATTCAATGATTGGAAATTGGTTTGAGAAGCTGTATCCAAAGCAAAGCAAAAGATTTGAAATCTTTACGATTGAGGCAGACAAATCTTTTCATGAGTACAAAAGGAAGAAGGATGTCACACTTTTGCCATATCCAGCGTGGATAAGGAACGAGACACTAGTCTTTGGAACGAGAAATAAAAAAAGGGAATATACAGGCAGGATTCAACCAGGACAGCCACAAGTTTTGCAGGACTACATGGGGGAGCAAAATGTTGTACAAGCCTTTGATTTCGCAGATTGGTTGATAAGGTCATTTTCCAGGCAAGATTTTGTAGTCCTTAAAATCGATGTTGAAGGAACTGAAATGGATTTGATCCCAAGATTGGTGGAGAGTGGAGCAATTTGTTTGACTAATGAATTTGTTCTTGGAACGTCATTATGA